The following proteins are encoded in a genomic region of Rhinoraja longicauda isolate Sanriku21f chromosome 28, sRhiLon1.1, whole genome shotgun sequence:
- the klhl26 gene encoding kelch-like protein 26 isoform X2: MAESGSGEFPAERRNRAMFTGGMRETGQDVIELKGVSARGLKHIIDFAYSAEVTLDLDCIQDVLGAAVFLQIVPVVELCEQFLKSAMSVETCLNIGQMATTFSLSSLKESVDAFTFAHFLQIAEEEDFLHLPVERLAFFLESNKLKNCSEVDLFRAAIRWLQYEEGRKASASLVLRHIRFPLMKSTELVDSVQTQSLMLDDPMCRQYLLEAFNYQILPFRQHEMQSDRTTIRSDTLSLVAFGGTPYTDNDRTVSRKVFVLTDGNARQFTERSEMEVGCSHACVAVLDNFLYVVGGQHLQYRSGEGAVSWCFRYDPLISHWLRICAMQEARIQFQLGVLQGMLFATGGRNRTGSLSTVERYSPRRNKWTNVCCLRRRTWGHAGTASGGKLYISGGYGITIEDKKSLHCYSPETDVWEQKTPMNEPRVLHSMVGANGRIYALGGRMDHVDHCFDVLAVEYYIPETDQWTTVSPMRTGQSEAGCCVLQRKIYVVGGYNWHLNNVTSVVQVYNIGTDEWERDLHFPESFAGIACSPVIFPQLPAQR, from the exons ATGGCCGAGTCCGGCAGCGGCGAGTTCCCGGCCGAGCGGCGGAACAG AGCGATGTTTACTGGGGGAATGCGCGAAACGGGCCAGGATGTCATTGAGTTGAAAGGAGTGTCGGCCAGGGGTCTGAAGCACATCATTGACTTTGCCTACAGTGCCGAGGTGACGTTGGACCTCGACTGCATACAAGACGTGCTGGGGGCCGCTGTCTTCCTGCAGATTGTGCCCGTGGTTGAACTGTGTGAGCAGTTCCTAAAGTCGGCGATGAGTGTGGAGACCTGCCTCAACATTGGCCAGATGGCCACCACCTTCAGCCTCTCCTCCCTGAAGGAGTCCGTGGACGCCTTCACCTTTGCCCACTTCCTGCAAATCGCGGAGGAAGAGGACTTCCTGCACCTCCCCGTCGAGCGACTGGCCTTCTTCCTGGAGAGCAACAAGCTGAAGAACTGCAGCGAGGTCGACCTGTTCCGAGCCGCCATCAGGTGGCTGCAGTACGAGGAGGGGCGAAAAGCCAGTGCCAGCCTGGTCCTCCGCCACATCCGTTTCCCTCTGATGAAGTCCACCGAGCTGGTGGACAGCGTCCAGACCCAGAGCTTGATGTTGGACGACCCCATGTGTCGCCAGTACCTGCTGGAAGCTTTTAATTACCAGATCCTGCCGTTCCGCCAGCACGAGATGCAGTCGGACCGAACCACGATCCGCTCCGACACCCTCTCCCTGGTCGCCTTCGGCGGCACCCCGTACACGGACAACGACAGAACCGTCAGCCGCAAGGTCTTCGTCCTCACAGACGGCAACGCCCGTCAGTTCACGGAGCGGTCCGagatggaggtggggtgcagtcaCGCCTGCGTGGCCGTCCTGGACAACTTTTTGTACGTGGTGGGAGGTCAGCACCTGCAGTACCGCAGCGGCGAAGGGGCGGTCAGCTGGTGCTTCCGCTACGACCCCCTCATCAGTCACTGGCTGCGCATTTGCGCCATGCAGGAGGCCCGCATTCAGTTCCAGCTGGGCGTGCTGCAGGGGATGCTGTTCGCCACCGGAGGCCGCAACCGCACCGGGAGCCTCTCCACTGTCGAGCGTTACTCCCCGCGGCGGAACAAATGGACCAACGTGTGTTGCTTGAGACGGCGGACGTGGGGGCACGCGGGCACAGCCAGTGGGGGGAAGCTCTACATCTCCGGAGGCTACGGTATTACTATTGAAGACAAGAAATCTCTCCACTGCTACAGTCCCGAGACAGACGTCTGGGAACAAAAGACTCCAATGAATGAGCCGCGGGTCCTTCACTCCATGGTCGGGGCGAACGGCAGGATTTATGCACTAGGTGGCCGGATGGACCACGTTGACCACTGCTTCGACGTCCTCGCCGTTGAATATTACATCCCCGAGACCGACCAATGGACTACAGTCAGTCCAATGAGGACAGGCCAGTCGGAAGCTGGCTGCTGTGTGCTACAGAGAAAGATCTACGTGGTGGGAGGGTACAACTGGCACTTGAACAACGTGACCAGCGTGGTGCAGGTTTATAACATTGGCACCGACGAGTGGGAGAGGGACCTGCATTTCCCCGAATCTTTCGCGGGCATTGCCTGCTCTCCCGTCATCTTCCCACAGCTTCCTGCGCAGAGGTAG
- the klhl26 gene encoding kelch-like protein 26 isoform X1 → MAESGSGEFPAERRNSMAAKTIALRHTFSAPGHSASLLQGLSALRAREQLLDVVLMVNAVIFRVHRAVLAACSDYFRAMFTGGMRETGQDVIELKGVSARGLKHIIDFAYSAEVTLDLDCIQDVLGAAVFLQIVPVVELCEQFLKSAMSVETCLNIGQMATTFSLSSLKESVDAFTFAHFLQIAEEEDFLHLPVERLAFFLESNKLKNCSEVDLFRAAIRWLQYEEGRKASASLVLRHIRFPLMKSTELVDSVQTQSLMLDDPMCRQYLLEAFNYQILPFRQHEMQSDRTTIRSDTLSLVAFGGTPYTDNDRTVSRKVFVLTDGNARQFTERSEMEVGCSHACVAVLDNFLYVVGGQHLQYRSGEGAVSWCFRYDPLISHWLRICAMQEARIQFQLGVLQGMLFATGGRNRTGSLSTVERYSPRRNKWTNVCCLRRRTWGHAGTASGGKLYISGGYGITIEDKKSLHCYSPETDVWEQKTPMNEPRVLHSMVGANGRIYALGGRMDHVDHCFDVLAVEYYIPETDQWTTVSPMRTGQSEAGCCVLQRKIYVVGGYNWHLNNVTSVVQVYNIGTDEWERDLHFPESFAGIACSPVIFPQLPAQR, encoded by the exons ATGGCCGAGTCCGGCAGCGGCGAGTTCCCGGCCGAGCGGCGGAACAG CATGGCCGCGAAGACCATTGCCCTGCGCCACACCTTCTCCGCCCCAGGGCACAGTGCCAGCCTCCTGCAGGGCCTGTCGGCACTCCGTGCCCGCGAGCAGCTCCTGGACGTGGTGCTAATGGTGAACGCGGTGATATTCCGGGTACACCGCGCGGTGCTGGCCGCCTGCAGTGATTATTTCCG AGCGATGTTTACTGGGGGAATGCGCGAAACGGGCCAGGATGTCATTGAGTTGAAAGGAGTGTCGGCCAGGGGTCTGAAGCACATCATTGACTTTGCCTACAGTGCCGAGGTGACGTTGGACCTCGACTGCATACAAGACGTGCTGGGGGCCGCTGTCTTCCTGCAGATTGTGCCCGTGGTTGAACTGTGTGAGCAGTTCCTAAAGTCGGCGATGAGTGTGGAGACCTGCCTCAACATTGGCCAGATGGCCACCACCTTCAGCCTCTCCTCCCTGAAGGAGTCCGTGGACGCCTTCACCTTTGCCCACTTCCTGCAAATCGCGGAGGAAGAGGACTTCCTGCACCTCCCCGTCGAGCGACTGGCCTTCTTCCTGGAGAGCAACAAGCTGAAGAACTGCAGCGAGGTCGACCTGTTCCGAGCCGCCATCAGGTGGCTGCAGTACGAGGAGGGGCGAAAAGCCAGTGCCAGCCTGGTCCTCCGCCACATCCGTTTCCCTCTGATGAAGTCCACCGAGCTGGTGGACAGCGTCCAGACCCAGAGCTTGATGTTGGACGACCCCATGTGTCGCCAGTACCTGCTGGAAGCTTTTAATTACCAGATCCTGCCGTTCCGCCAGCACGAGATGCAGTCGGACCGAACCACGATCCGCTCCGACACCCTCTCCCTGGTCGCCTTCGGCGGCACCCCGTACACGGACAACGACAGAACCGTCAGCCGCAAGGTCTTCGTCCTCACAGACGGCAACGCCCGTCAGTTCACGGAGCGGTCCGagatggaggtggggtgcagtcaCGCCTGCGTGGCCGTCCTGGACAACTTTTTGTACGTGGTGGGAGGTCAGCACCTGCAGTACCGCAGCGGCGAAGGGGCGGTCAGCTGGTGCTTCCGCTACGACCCCCTCATCAGTCACTGGCTGCGCATTTGCGCCATGCAGGAGGCCCGCATTCAGTTCCAGCTGGGCGTGCTGCAGGGGATGCTGTTCGCCACCGGAGGCCGCAACCGCACCGGGAGCCTCTCCACTGTCGAGCGTTACTCCCCGCGGCGGAACAAATGGACCAACGTGTGTTGCTTGAGACGGCGGACGTGGGGGCACGCGGGCACAGCCAGTGGGGGGAAGCTCTACATCTCCGGAGGCTACGGTATTACTATTGAAGACAAGAAATCTCTCCACTGCTACAGTCCCGAGACAGACGTCTGGGAACAAAAGACTCCAATGAATGAGCCGCGGGTCCTTCACTCCATGGTCGGGGCGAACGGCAGGATTTATGCACTAGGTGGCCGGATGGACCACGTTGACCACTGCTTCGACGTCCTCGCCGTTGAATATTACATCCCCGAGACCGACCAATGGACTACAGTCAGTCCAATGAGGACAGGCCAGTCGGAAGCTGGCTGCTGTGTGCTACAGAGAAAGATCTACGTGGTGGGAGGGTACAACTGGCACTTGAACAACGTGACCAGCGTGGTGCAGGTTTATAACATTGGCACCGACGAGTGGGAGAGGGACCTGCATTTCCCCGAATCTTTCGCGGGCATTGCCTGCTCTCCCGTCATCTTCCCACAGCTTCCTGCGCAGAGGTAG